In Rattus rattus isolate New Zealand chromosome 9, Rrattus_CSIRO_v1, whole genome shotgun sequence, a genomic segment contains:
- the Decr2 gene encoding peroxisomal 2,4-dienoyl-CoA reductase — protein sequence MAQQPPDVEEDDCLSEYHHLFCPDLLQDKVAFITGGGSGIGFRIAEIFMRHGCHTVIVSRSLPRVSEAAKKLVAATGKRCLPLSMDVRVPPAVMAAVDQALKEFGKIDILINCAAGNFLCPASALSFNAFKTVVDIDTLGTFNVSRVLYEKFFRDHGGVIVNITATLSMRGQVLQLHAGAAKAAVDAMTRHLAVEWGPQNIRVNSLAPGAISGTEGLRRLGGPKASSKFKYLSSPIPRLGTKTEIAHSVLYLASPLASYVSGIVLVVDGGSWMTLPNDIGRLLEFESSSAKL from the exons ATGGCCCAGCAGCCGCCTGACGTTGAGGAGGATGACTGTCTTTCTGAATACCACCACCTCTTCTGCCCGGACCTTCTCCA GGACAAAGTGGCTTTTATCACTGGTGGTGGTTCTGGGATTGGCTTCCGGATCGCCGAGATTTTCATGAG GCATGGCTGCCACACTGTCATCGTCAGCAGGAGTCTGCCGAGAGTGTCCGAG GCTGCTAAGAAGTTGGTTGCTGCCACTGGAAAGCGGTGTCTCCCTCTGTCTATGGATGTCCGAGTTCCCCCAGCTGTCATGGCTGCTGTGGACCAAGCGCTGAAAGAATTTGGCAAAATCGACATCCTCATTAACT GTGCTGCAGGGAACTTTTTATGCCCTGCCAGTGCATTGTCTTTCAATGCCTTTAAGACTGTGGTGGACATCGACACCCTTGGTACCTTCAATGTGTCTCGTGTGCTTTACGAGAAGTTCTTCCGG GACCATGGAGGAGTGATCGTGAACATTACGGCCACCCTCAGTATGCGGGGGCAGGTGCTGCAGCTCCATGCAGGCGCTGCCAAGGCGGCTGTGG ATGCTATGACGCGACACTTGGCTGTGGAGTGGGGTCCCCAGAATATCCGTGTCAACAGCCTGGCTCCTGGTGCCATCAGCGGCACTGAGGGTCTGCGGAGATTAG GAGGCCCCAAGGCCAGTTCGAAATTTAAGTATCTTTCAAGTCCTATTCCAAGACTCGGAACCAAGACAGAAATCGCCCACAGTGTGCTGTACCTAGCCAGCCCTCTGGCTTCCTATGTCTCAGGGATTGTGCTGGTGGTTGATGGTGGTAGCTGGATGACGCTCCCAAATGACATTGGGCGACTGCTAGAGTTTGAATCCTCCTCTGCTAAGCTGTAG
- the Nme4 gene encoding nucleoside diphosphate kinase, mitochondrial: MGCLFDRAALRALLCGPRFQCLLVRPSSGGPPWPQERTLVAVKPDGVQRRLVGTVIHRFERRGFKLVGMKMLQAPESILAEHYRDLQRKPFYPALISYMSSGPVVAMVWEGHNVVHISRAMIGHTDSTEAAPGTIRGDFSVHISRNVIHASDSVDGAQREIELWFQSSELLNWADGGHHSSCYPA; the protein is encoded by the exons ATGGGCTGCCTGTTCGATCGCGCCGCGCTGCGGGCGCTGTTGTGCGGGCCACGCTTTCAGTGCCTGCTGGTTCGCCCCAGTTCCG GAGGGCCCCCCTGGCCCCAAGAGCGGACCCTGGTTGCTGTGAAGCCAGATGGGGTACAGAGGAGGCTAGTGGGGACTGTGATACACCGCTTTGAGAGGCGGGGCTTCAAGCTGGTGGGGATGAAGATGTTGCAG GCACCAGAGAGCATCCTTGCTGAGCACTACCGGGACCTACAGAGGAAGCCATTCTACCCAGCCCTCATCAGCTACATGAGCTCCGGGCCAGTGGTGGCCATG GTCTGGGAAGGCCACAATGTGGTCCACATCTCAAGGGCCATGATAGGACACACGGACTCAACAGAGGCAGCCCCTGGGACAATCAGGGGCGACTTCAGTGTTCACATCAGCAG GAATGTCATTCATGCTAGCGATTCCGTGGACGGGGCCCAGAGGGAGATCGAGCTATGGTTTCAGAGCAGCGAACTATTGAACTGGGCAGACGGTGGTCACCACAGCAGCTGCTACCCTGCCTGA